Proteins co-encoded in one Armatimonadota bacterium genomic window:
- a CDS encoding ABC transporter substrate-binding protein, whose product MTCGGEEDEMRGGGRARGSCGAWWRALVVGLVTLVAVLLAYPPAAAQRPRLRMAVLSFPAISTFVGAVIREAGLDRAHGLDVETVPFATISAYYAAIATGEVDMLGGGPNVLQRMRLEGVPVRAVATLVRPSDLVLIARHPEVRSVTDLKGKTLAADMGSQQFLLLSIYARWRGLDLRRDVTVVQAPFPLARAQLAAGRVDVAMLIEPVATLAMRDSTAYRIIFNGRRAWREMTGNDGWELIVWMRDDVVRRAPGQVDAVVKMLAGFQEFVRTNLDEADRIVARTTGLPAGAFKEAVLYRRLQFEVYPAWGRERSAIEQMFRLAVDAGVVERLPDAGVIHRP is encoded by the coding sequence GTGACCTGCGGCGGGGAGGAGGACGAGATGCGCGGGGGCGGACGTGCGCGCGGGTCGTGCGGGGCGTGGTGGCGTGCGCTCGTGGTCGGGCTCGTCACGCTGGTGGCGGTGCTGCTGGCGTACCCGCCGGCGGCGGCCCAGCGGCCACGCCTGCGCATGGCGGTGCTGTCGTTCCCGGCCATCAGCACCTTTGTGGGCGCGGTCATCCGCGAGGCCGGACTCGACCGAGCCCACGGCCTCGACGTGGAGACCGTGCCGTTCGCCACCATCTCGGCCTACTACGCGGCCATCGCCACGGGCGAGGTCGACATGCTCGGTGGTGGTCCGAACGTGTTGCAACGGATGCGCCTGGAAGGCGTGCCGGTGCGGGCCGTGGCGACGCTCGTGCGCCCGAGCGACCTGGTGCTGATCGCGCGGCATCCGGAGGTGCGCAGCGTCACCGACCTGAAGGGAAAGACCCTGGCGGCGGACATGGGGTCCCAGCAGTTCCTGCTGCTCTCGATCTACGCCCGCTGGAGGGGCCTGGACCTGCGCCGCGACGTGACCGTCGTGCAGGCCCCGTTCCCGCTGGCCCGGGCCCAGCTGGCGGCGGGCCGGGTCGATGTCGCCATGCTCATCGAGCCCGTCGCCACCCTGGCCATGCGGGACAGCACCGCCTACCGCATCATCTTCAACGGCCGGCGCGCCTGGCGCGAGATGACCGGCAACGACGGGTGGGAGCTCATCGTCTGGATGCGGGACGACGTGGTGCGCCGCGCCCCGGGGCAGGTGGACGCGGTGGTGAAGATGCTGGCCGGGTTCCAGGAGTTCGTGCGCACGAACCTCGACGAGGCCGACCGGATCGTGGCCCGCACCACGGGCCTGCCGGCCGGTGCTTTCAAGGAGGCCGTGCTCTACCGGCGGCTGCAGTTCGAGGTCTACCCGGCCTGGGGCCGCGAGCGGAGCGCGATCGAGCAGATGTTTCGGCTCGCGGTGGACGCGGGCGTGGTCGAGCGTCTGCCGGACGCCGGGGTGATCCACCGGCCGTGA
- a CDS encoding cupin domain-containing protein, giving the protein MSAIRVARLDDAPELPLAAGGGRVRALLRPEVGARERALLYVELPAQAATAVLCHPYEAAYFVVHGAGAVHAEPDGPAHPVREAQMLYVPPGVAYRLVGPAVFAGGPCPPDPTLFAGAGGTVDLADPAGSVPRGYPPAALRIFDPLQDGIPMPIIARRSWLVIAPHTGARYAVMNLVELAPGEANRPHVHPTSEDSLFVLAGSGWAHDLDAGERVALHAACALVVPPGVRHVVEAGPQGMRSIGGPVPPDLEMLRAMGMAV; this is encoded by the coding sequence GTGAGCGCGATCCGCGTCGCGCGCCTCGACGACGCCCCCGAGCTCCCGCTGGCGGCCGGCGGCGGACGCGTGCGGGCCCTGCTACGGCCCGAGGTCGGAGCGCGCGAGCGGGCGCTCCTGTACGTCGAGCTGCCGGCGCAGGCTGCCACCGCGGTCCTGTGCCATCCGTACGAGGCAGCGTACTTCGTCGTGCACGGGGCGGGCGCCGTGCACGCGGAACCCGACGGGCCCGCGCATCCGGTGCGCGAGGCCCAGATGCTCTACGTGCCGCCGGGGGTCGCCTACCGGCTGGTCGGACCGGCCGTCTTCGCCGGCGGGCCGTGCCCACCAGACCCGACCCTCTTCGCCGGCGCGGGAGGCACAGTCGACCTCGCCGACCCTGCGGGCAGCGTCCCGCGCGGCTACCCGCCGGCCGCGCTGCGCATCTTCGATCCGCTGCAGGACGGCATCCCCATGCCCATAATCGCCCGCCGGTCGTGGCTGGTGATCGCCCCCCACACGGGCGCGCGGTATGCGGTGATGAACCTGGTGGAGCTCGCGCCGGGCGAAGCGAACCGCCCCCACGTGCACCCGACCTCCGAGGACAGCCTGTTCGTGCTGGCGGGCTCCGGGTGGGCCCACGACCTCGATGCGGGTGAGCGCGTGGCGCTCCACGCCGCGTGCGCGCTGGTGGTCCCACCGGGCGTGCGCCATGTGGTGGAGGCCGGCCCCCAGGGCATGCGCAGCATCGGCGGACCGGTACCCCCCGACCTGGAGATGCTCAGGGCGATGGGGATGGCGGTGTAG
- a CDS encoding amidohydrolase family protein, with protein sequence MIRRGRLRGREGLWDLAVTGGRIAAVAPAIPERGREEIDAAGGLVTPTFVNPHVHLDKTMLGDVMRPNVSQTLQEAIEITWEFKRAYTDDDIVGRAGPVVEAAVAYGTTVLRAFADVDSHAELRAVRGLLALRERYRGIADIQVVAFPQEGIVRDPGTDRLLREAMALGADVVGGLPWYERTDEHMRRHIDIVFEIAQACDADIHMLVDDTDDPNARSLEYLAVKTLETGYRGRVVASHCGALAAYNDTYAAKVVGMVAEAGITICSNPHISLVLAGRRDREPIRRGITRVRELLAAGVNVVSGQDDVNDPYYPFGRNSQAEVALFMAHTAHLTSPDEIERCFDMVTGNAARALRREGYGTQPGDRADLNVWRAASAKEILRWQQPPAYVLKDGRVLTAWSWQAHHRWAVPG encoded by the coding sequence GTGATCCGCCGCGGACGCCTGCGCGGCCGGGAGGGGCTGTGGGACCTCGCCGTGACCGGGGGCAGGATCGCGGCGGTGGCCCCGGCCATCCCGGAGCGCGGCCGCGAGGAGATCGACGCCGCCGGCGGCCTCGTCACGCCGACGTTCGTGAACCCCCACGTACACCTCGACAAGACCATGCTGGGCGACGTGATGCGCCCCAACGTCTCCCAGACGCTGCAGGAAGCGATCGAGATCACCTGGGAGTTCAAGCGCGCGTACACCGACGACGACATCGTCGGCCGGGCCGGGCCGGTGGTGGAGGCTGCGGTCGCGTACGGGACCACCGTGCTGCGGGCCTTCGCCGACGTGGACAGCCACGCGGAACTCCGCGCCGTCCGCGGGCTGCTGGCCCTGCGCGAGCGCTACCGCGGCATCGCCGACATCCAGGTGGTAGCCTTCCCGCAGGAAGGCATCGTGCGCGATCCCGGCACCGACCGGTTGCTGCGCGAGGCGATGGCGCTGGGCGCCGACGTGGTCGGCGGACTGCCCTGGTACGAGCGCACCGACGAGCACATGCGGCGCCACATCGACATCGTCTTCGAGATCGCGCAGGCCTGCGACGCCGACATCCACATGCTGGTCGACGACACCGACGACCCCAACGCCCGCAGCCTGGAGTACCTGGCGGTGAAGACCCTGGAGACCGGGTACCGGGGACGGGTCGTCGCCAGCCACTGCGGGGCGCTAGCGGCCTACAACGACACCTACGCCGCCAAGGTCGTCGGCATGGTCGCCGAGGCCGGCATCACCATCTGCAGCAACCCCCACATCAGCCTGGTGCTGGCCGGCCGGCGCGACCGCGAGCCGATCCGACGCGGCATCACCCGTGTCCGGGAGTTGCTCGCCGCCGGGGTGAACGTCGTCTCCGGCCAGGACGACGTCAACGACCCCTACTACCCGTTCGGCCGCAATAGCCAGGCGGAGGTCGCGCTGTTCATGGCCCACACCGCGCACCTGACCTCTCCGGACGAGATCGAGCGCTGCTTCGACATGGTGACCGGGAACGCGGCCCGGGCGCTGCGGCGCGAGGGCTACGGGACCCAGCCGGGTGACCGCGCCGACCTGAACGTCTGGCGCGCCGCGAGCGCGAAGGAGATCCTGCGGTGGCAGCAGCCGCCGGCGTACGTGCTGAAGGACGGGCGGGTCCTGACCGCCTGGAGCTGGCAGGCGCACCACCGGTGGGCCGTCCCGGGGTAG
- a CDS encoding M20/M25/M40 family metallo-hydrolase produces the protein MSIVSAAEAEGVLARIDREELVTLALDLANIDSPTGQEGPVADYLVATLTSWGLAPRKVALLPDRPNVVARLRGTGGGCSLIFNSHMDTTIAKDELWVTPRAADPIFHSGWRDGDYLIGNGVCNNKGPMACWLIAAKAIHESGVRLRGDLILTMVAGEIGQEPVDEFVAPHYLAKETGARYLVEHGTVADFALVAEGTDFALGWVEAGKAFFKVTVYGSDFPLYTPYITRPTPLEESPSAIVRAARVIERLEAWAAEYERRHRYESPGGTVVPKVNIGAIRGGVPWKITKTVGVCTLYVDVRITPVQDPLDVQEELQAVLRAAGVPGEVELYVYRRGYEGRGVEPLVEAIGRAHERLIGGRPGLAAAPYTSMWRDVNVFNAAGIPSVMYGPGPSVGGGQLAMRIDDMVRAAQAYALIALDVCTQPRPARRAEG, from the coding sequence ATGAGCATCGTCTCCGCAGCGGAGGCGGAAGGTGTCCTGGCCCGCATCGACCGCGAGGAGCTCGTCACGCTCGCCCTGGACCTGGCCAACATCGACAGCCCCACGGGCCAGGAAGGCCCGGTGGCCGACTACCTGGTGGCGACGCTGACCAGCTGGGGGCTCGCGCCCCGCAAGGTGGCGCTGCTCCCCGACCGCCCGAACGTCGTGGCACGGCTGCGGGGTACCGGGGGCGGGTGCAGCCTCATCTTCAACAGCCACATGGACACCACCATCGCCAAAGACGAGCTCTGGGTGACCCCGCGCGCCGCCGACCCGATCTTCCACAGCGGCTGGCGCGACGGCGACTACCTGATCGGCAACGGGGTCTGCAACAACAAGGGGCCCATGGCCTGCTGGCTGATCGCGGCCAAGGCGATCCACGAGAGCGGCGTGCGGTTGCGCGGCGACCTGATCCTCACCATGGTGGCCGGCGAGATCGGGCAGGAACCTGTCGACGAGTTTGTGGCCCCGCACTACCTGGCCAAGGAGACCGGGGCCCGCTACCTGGTCGAGCACGGCACCGTGGCCGACTTCGCCCTGGTGGCCGAGGGCACCGACTTCGCCCTGGGGTGGGTCGAGGCGGGGAAAGCCTTCTTCAAGGTCACGGTGTACGGCAGCGACTTTCCCCTGTACACGCCCTACATCACGCGCCCGACCCCGCTGGAGGAGAGCCCCAGCGCCATCGTGCGGGCCGCGCGGGTGATCGAGCGGCTGGAGGCCTGGGCGGCCGAGTACGAGCGCCGCCACCGGTACGAGTCTCCCGGCGGCACCGTGGTCCCCAAGGTGAACATCGGCGCGATCCGCGGTGGGGTGCCGTGGAAGATCACCAAGACCGTGGGGGTCTGTACGCTCTACGTGGACGTGCGCATCACCCCCGTGCAGGACCCCCTGGACGTCCAGGAAGAGCTGCAGGCCGTGCTGCGCGCGGCAGGAGTGCCCGGCGAGGTCGAACTCTACGTCTACCGCCGTGGCTACGAAGGGCGCGGGGTCGAGCCCCTGGTGGAGGCCATCGGCCGCGCCCACGAACGGCTGATCGGCGGCCGTCCGGGCCTGGCGGCGGCACCATACACCAGCATGTGGCGCGACGTCAACGTCTTCAACGCGGCGGGCATTCCGTCGGTCATGTACGGGCCCGGGCCGAGCGTGGGCGGCGGCCAGCTGGCCATGCGCATCGACGACATGGTGCGGGCGGCCCAGGCGTATGCGCTGATCGCGCTCGACGTGTGCACCCAGCCGCGCCCGGCCCGGCGCGCGGAGGGATGA
- a CDS encoding cyclase family protein, whose product MRLVDLSHPVTIHSPGWVGYPGLKLWYLQTHQTHGIVSQMIETPLHLSTHLDAPMHGISGGADIASLPLDQLVGPAAVADVSEVGEWGVYTPELVMQKVDVRPRDILILHTGWHRYYAGMSEEDLVKYFCKHPGPDRRFAEWAVEMRFRWIGVDCGSADHPMNTSIRWKRPDLAREYERRFGVSVEERFPEEHLFVMHHEPFRHGVVHAENLGGDLAQVLNRRCVVGAFPWKFVGGEASICRIVAFLDVEVPA is encoded by the coding sequence ATGCGCCTGGTCGACCTCAGCCATCCCGTGACGATCCACTCGCCAGGGTGGGTCGGCTACCCTGGCCTGAAGCTGTGGTACCTGCAAACGCACCAGACCCACGGCATCGTGAGCCAGATGATCGAGACGCCCCTGCACCTCAGCACCCACCTCGACGCGCCCATGCACGGCATCTCCGGCGGGGCGGACATCGCCTCGCTCCCCCTGGACCAGCTCGTGGGCCCTGCGGCCGTGGCCGACGTGTCCGAGGTCGGAGAGTGGGGCGTCTACACCCCGGAGCTGGTGATGCAGAAGGTGGACGTGCGCCCGCGCGACATCCTCATCCTCCACACCGGCTGGCATCGGTACTACGCGGGCATGTCGGAGGAAGACCTGGTCAAGTACTTCTGCAAGCACCCGGGCCCCGACCGCCGGTTCGCCGAGTGGGCGGTCGAGATGCGCTTCCGCTGGATCGGCGTCGACTGCGGCTCCGCGGACCACCCCATGAACACCTCGATCCGCTGGAAGCGCCCGGACCTCGCGCGCGAGTACGAGCGACGGTTCGGGGTCAGCGTCGAGGAGCGCTTCCCGGAGGAGCACCTGTTCGTCATGCACCACGAGCCGTTTCGCCACGGGGTAGTGCACGCCGAGAACCTCGGCGGCGACCTCGCGCAGGTCCTCAACCGCCGGTGCGTGGTGGGCGCCTTCCCGTGGAAGTTCGTGGGCGGGGAAGCGTCGATCTGCCGGATCGTCGCGTTCCTCGACGTGGAGGTGCCGGCGTGA
- a CDS encoding DinB family protein, with translation MSTDPALRRWLRWQLRGGHAHVPFEKAVAGLSSRLRGVKPRGLPYSPWMLLEHLRIAQWDIVEYCLNPGHVSPPWPEGYWPKDPAPPTAGAWTASIAAFQRDLRRMERLVANRAIDLLAPIPHAKRHTYLREVLILIDHNAYHIGQLIVVRRVLGAWKDG, from the coding sequence ATGAGCACCGATCCTGCGTTGCGCCGCTGGCTCCGCTGGCAGCTGCGCGGCGGCCATGCCCACGTGCCGTTCGAGAAGGCGGTGGCCGGCCTGTCCTCCAGGCTGCGGGGCGTCAAGCCGCGGGGGTTGCCGTACTCGCCGTGGATGTTGCTCGAGCACCTGCGCATCGCCCAGTGGGACATCGTCGAGTACTGCCTGAACCCCGGGCATGTCTCGCCGCCGTGGCCCGAGGGCTACTGGCCAAAGGATCCGGCGCCTCCCACCGCGGGCGCCTGGACTGCCAGCATCGCGGCCTTCCAGCGAGACCTCCGGCGCATGGAGCGCCTGGTGGCCAACCGGGCGATCGACCTCCTGGCGCCCATCCCGCACGCGAAGCGGCATACCTACCTGCGGGAGGTGCTCATCCTCATCGACCACAACGCCTACCACATCGGGCAGCTGATCGTGGTGCGGCGGGTGCTGGGAGCCTGGAAGGACGGGTGA
- a CDS encoding GntR family transcriptional regulator encodes MRLDRNSGVPLHVQIRELIRLGIAQGAWRVGETLPPEEELCRTLGVSRGTIRQALNRLVQDGLLVRQRRAGTRIVRGVADAGLLFISPYRAIQAAGMDPKVQVLALEKRRAPDRVLAAWAAGARERPRPGRTGRQAIHFDRVFWANGEPVARGSSWAPLPRFERLLTMDLTDRAFLDVLAREFGVVITRIDERMELTAMSAENARLLRGRRGAPCLAVTLCQWSRTEPVEYAEFWLDPAKSRFLLTGVLGIDARLARGPAAPGLPGPR; translated from the coding sequence GTGCGGCTCGATCGGAACAGCGGCGTTCCCCTGCACGTCCAGATCCGGGAGCTCATCCGGCTGGGGATCGCCCAGGGCGCGTGGCGCGTGGGCGAGACCCTCCCGCCCGAAGAGGAGCTCTGCCGTACCCTGGGCGTGAGCCGGGGCACCATTCGCCAGGCCCTCAACCGCCTCGTGCAGGACGGCCTCCTGGTGCGGCAGCGTCGTGCGGGGACCCGTATCGTGCGCGGCGTGGCCGACGCGGGCCTCCTGTTCATCTCACCCTATCGCGCCATTCAGGCCGCCGGCATGGATCCCAAAGTGCAGGTGCTGGCACTGGAGAAGCGGCGGGCGCCCGATCGGGTCCTGGCGGCCTGGGCCGCGGGGGCGCGCGAGCGTCCGCGGCCCGGACGCACCGGCCGGCAGGCGATCCACTTCGACCGCGTCTTCTGGGCCAACGGGGAGCCCGTGGCCCGGGGCAGTTCGTGGGCGCCCCTGCCGCGCTTCGAACGCCTGCTCACCATGGATCTCACCGACCGCGCCTTCCTGGACGTGCTCGCCCGGGAGTTCGGCGTGGTCATCACCCGCATCGACGAGCGCATGGAGCTCACGGCGATGTCCGCCGAGAACGCCCGCTTGCTCCGAGGACGCCGCGGCGCCCCGTGTCTGGCCGTGACGCTGTGCCAGTGGTCCCGGACCGAGCCGGTGGAGTACGCGGAGTTCTGGCTCGATCCCGCCAAGTCGCGCTTCCTGCTCACCGGCGTCCTGGGGATCGATGCCCGGCTGGCGCGCGGGCCTGCGGCCCCGGGGCTGCCCGGGCCCCGGTGA
- a CDS encoding ABC transporter substrate-binding protein, whose protein sequence is MRRAGMVIAATLLVVVTAGASAAPAPDLVRVRMARLAFPSLVTVMVDVVKGAGLDRTHGLDLEPVSYSAVSAFYAAQATGEVDAGVGGPHVYQRLRLEGAPIQIVASYVGLAAMVVISRNPQVRTVADLRGRTLAADMGSSEFQILAIYARSKGLDLRRDVTVVQAGPPLARAQLAAGRVDAAMTWEPTATLTLRDSTEYRIILNGRAAWRELTGKDGWELVVQVREDVARRTPEAVARLLAALQEGQRFLRTNLDDADRIVAQSVGLPAGVLKEAVLFRRIVYDVRPAWTPAVRASLQEMFQAGVDQGILPRLPDAGIIYQPPR, encoded by the coding sequence ATGCGGCGTGCAGGCATGGTGATCGCAGCAACGCTGCTGGTCGTGGTCACAGCGGGCGCAAGCGCGGCACCGGCGCCGGACTTGGTCCGGGTGCGGATGGCACGGCTCGCGTTCCCGTCACTGGTCACGGTCATGGTCGATGTCGTCAAGGGGGCCGGCCTGGACCGTACGCACGGCCTCGACCTGGAGCCGGTGTCGTACAGCGCGGTCTCGGCCTTCTACGCCGCCCAGGCTACGGGCGAAGTCGACGCAGGGGTCGGCGGTCCCCACGTCTACCAGCGCCTGCGCCTGGAGGGCGCGCCGATTCAGATCGTGGCGTCGTACGTGGGGCTGGCGGCCATGGTGGTGATCTCCCGCAACCCGCAGGTGCGCACCGTCGCCGACCTGCGCGGCCGCACCCTGGCGGCCGACATGGGCTCCTCGGAGTTCCAGATCCTGGCCATCTACGCCAGGAGCAAGGGCCTGGACCTGCGCCGCGACGTCACGGTGGTGCAGGCCGGGCCGCCGCTGGCCCGTGCCCAGCTTGCCGCCGGCCGCGTGGACGCGGCCATGACGTGGGAGCCGACCGCGACGCTGACCCTGCGCGACAGCACCGAGTACCGGATCATCCTCAACGGGCGCGCAGCGTGGCGTGAGCTGACCGGCAAGGACGGGTGGGAGCTCGTGGTGCAGGTGCGGGAGGACGTCGCCCGACGCACCCCCGAGGCGGTGGCACGGCTGCTGGCCGCGCTGCAGGAGGGGCAGCGGTTCCTGCGCACCAACCTCGACGACGCCGACCGGATCGTCGCCCAGAGCGTCGGCCTGCCCGCGGGCGTGTTGAAGGAAGCCGTGCTCTTCCGTCGCATCGTCTACGACGTCCGGCCCGCCTGGACACCCGCGGTCCGGGCGTCGCTGCAGGAGATGTTCCAGGCCGGCGTCGACCAGGGCATCCTGCCGCGCCTGCCCGACGCGGGGATCATCTACCAGCCGCCGCGGTGA
- a CDS encoding M55 family metallopeptidase yields the protein MRVYISVDMEGITGVAVSKHVTPGEKEYDRFRKLMTQEANAAVEGALAAGATEVVVSDGHGPMTNLLVEELHEAARLLSGSNKLLGQLEGIDRGWDAAFFVGYHQREGGGDGILNHTLLGRIVYEVRLNGEPVDEAAINAGLAGAFGVPVALVTGDAAVCAEAARRLPGVVTVPVKEAMDRVVGLSLTPARAHALIRDGAARALRAVREGTIAPYRVPVPVVFEVDFKRTPPARMATLFPGVQRRGPRTIAVTDVDYVKAFKLFWGCLIVGMATAEGLL from the coding sequence GTGCGCGTCTACATCTCGGTCGACATGGAAGGCATCACCGGCGTCGCGGTCAGCAAGCACGTCACGCCCGGCGAGAAGGAGTACGATCGCTTCCGCAAGCTAATGACCCAGGAGGCCAACGCGGCGGTCGAAGGTGCGCTGGCGGCCGGGGCCACGGAGGTCGTGGTCAGCGACGGCCACGGGCCGATGACCAACCTGCTGGTGGAAGAGCTGCACGAGGCGGCACGGCTGCTGTCGGGCAGCAACAAGTTGCTGGGCCAGCTGGAGGGCATCGACCGCGGCTGGGACGCGGCGTTCTTCGTCGGCTACCACCAGCGCGAGGGCGGCGGCGACGGCATCCTCAACCACACCCTGCTGGGCCGCATCGTCTACGAGGTGCGCCTCAACGGCGAGCCGGTGGACGAGGCGGCGATCAACGCCGGGCTGGCGGGCGCCTTCGGAGTCCCCGTGGCGCTGGTCACCGGCGACGCGGCGGTATGCGCCGAGGCCGCGCGCCGTCTGCCCGGCGTGGTGACGGTGCCGGTGAAGGAGGCGATGGACCGGGTGGTGGGTTTGAGTCTCACCCCGGCCCGTGCCCACGCGCTGATCCGCGACGGCGCGGCCCGGGCACTGCGCGCCGTACGCGAGGGGACGATCGCACCCTACCGGGTGCCGGTGCCGGTCGTCTTCGAAGTGGACTTCAAGCGCACGCCGCCGGCCCGCATGGCGACCCTCTTCCCGGGCGTGCAACGACGCGGCCCCCGCACCATCGCCGTCACCGACGTCGACTACGTGAAGGCGTTCAAGCTGTTCTGGGGGTGCCTGATCGTCGGCATGGCGACGGCAGAGGGGCTGCTGTAG
- a CDS encoding ATP-binding cassette domain-containing protein → MAGVTPARVDGGAHAPGGRGGAGTISVRALRKVYRQKGTGVQVVAIDRLDFTVQRGEIVAIVGRTGCGKSTFLHILIGLEWPSAGAIEIDGLTPYGDFAAFRGRIAAVFQQDRLLPWRTVLHNVELGLEILGVEPRRRREVAEAWLARLGLDQFLGAFPGELSGGMRQRVALARAFAVNPEILVADEAFGHLDEVTASQIRQDFLNLARAEGKTVFMVTHQIEEALAVGQRVLVFGRPATVLADVRPDALAGGDRAAAREMIQAMLNKGRGVGVEEGGRLG, encoded by the coding sequence GTGGCGGGAGTGACGCCGGCCCGCGTCGACGGCGGCGCGCACGCCCCGGGGGGCCGGGGCGGGGCCGGGACGATCTCCGTGCGCGCCCTGCGCAAGGTCTACCGGCAGAAGGGCACCGGGGTCCAGGTCGTGGCGATCGACCGGCTGGACTTCACCGTGCAGCGCGGCGAGATCGTGGCGATCGTCGGGCGGACCGGGTGCGGCAAGTCGACGTTCCTGCACATCCTCATCGGGCTGGAGTGGCCGTCGGCGGGCGCGATCGAGATCGACGGGCTGACGCCCTACGGCGACTTCGCCGCGTTCCGCGGGCGCATCGCCGCCGTCTTCCAGCAGGATCGGCTGCTCCCCTGGCGCACGGTGCTGCACAACGTCGAGCTGGGGCTGGAGATCCTGGGCGTCGAGCCCCGTCGGCGGCGCGAGGTGGCGGAGGCATGGCTGGCCCGGCTGGGCCTGGACCAGTTCCTGGGGGCGTTTCCCGGTGAGCTCTCCGGCGGCATGCGCCAGCGCGTCGCCCTCGCGCGGGCCTTCGCCGTGAACCCCGAGATCCTGGTCGCCGACGAGGCGTTCGGCCACCTCGACGAGGTGACGGCGAGCCAGATCCGACAGGACTTCTTGAACCTGGCCCGCGCCGAGGGCAAGACGGTCTTCATGGTCACCCACCAGATCGAGGAGGCGCTGGCCGTCGGGCAGCGCGTGCTGGTCTTCGGCCGTCCTGCCACGGTGCTGGCCGACGTGCGGCCCGACGCCCTGGCAGGAGGCGACCGGGCGGCTGCCCGGGAGATGATCCAGGCGATGCTCAACAAGGGACGGGGCGTGGGGGTGGAGGAAGGAGGCCGGCTGGGGTGA
- a CDS encoding ABC transporter permease subunit: MQRPGIVAQTEAVEALEARVSRAGRIPRETLIALLLFAVAWQVASLFLPPYAVPSWPRIWRALLGLRLEFVTITVARVTVALVLSFGLGILAAVLMYQWQAIERYVLPLVRLVMAVPVVCWILFAVLWFRGVELRIAFVLVVVCAPIFLIDVLDAMRGVSKDLREMLRAFRPTRTQFFAKLILPAVVPAILTSWKINLSLAIRVVTMAELVGATTGIGYGLVIAQELFSVADVFAWTVVLVLILLATQMVVGQIERRVLLWRE, encoded by the coding sequence ATGCAGCGACCCGGGATCGTGGCCCAGACCGAAGCGGTGGAAGCCCTGGAGGCCCGGGTGTCCCGGGCCGGCCGCATCCCCCGCGAGACGCTGATCGCCCTCCTGCTGTTCGCCGTCGCCTGGCAGGTCGCCTCGCTCTTCCTGCCCCCCTACGCCGTGCCGTCGTGGCCGCGCATCTGGCGGGCGCTGCTGGGCCTGCGCCTGGAGTTCGTCACGATCACCGTGGCGCGCGTGACCGTGGCGCTGGTCCTCTCGTTTGGCCTGGGCATCCTGGCCGCGGTCCTCATGTACCAGTGGCAGGCCATCGAGCGCTACGTCCTGCCGCTGGTCCGCCTGGTGATGGCGGTGCCGGTCGTCTGCTGGATCCTGTTCGCCGTCCTGTGGTTTCGCGGCGTGGAGCTGCGCATCGCGTTCGTTCTGGTCGTGGTGTGCGCGCCCATTTTCCTCATCGACGTGCTGGACGCCATGCGCGGGGTGAGCAAGGACCTGCGGGAGATGCTGCGGGCGTTCCGGCCCACGCGCACGCAGTTCTTCGCCAAGCTCATCCTGCCGGCGGTGGTGCCCGCGATCCTGACCTCCTGGAAGATCAACCTCAGCCTGGCCATCCGCGTGGTGACCATGGCCGAGCTGGTGGGCGCCACCACGGGGATCGGGTACGGGCTCGTCATCGCCCAGGAGCTGTTCTCGGTGGCCGACGTCTTCGCCTGGACGGTGGTGCTGGTGCTGATCCTCCTGGCGACCCAGATGGTCGTCGGGCAGATCGAGCGGCGGGTGCTGCTGTGGCGGGAGTGA